The genomic region aaattgctgcaCTTAAAATCTATGAAGAAACTTTAAGATGAATTGTACTCCTCACAGGCTCATGATAATTTATAAATTTGTAAATTTTTCAATCTATTTGGTTTTAATGGATGTCATTTGGTGGATGAAAACAGGCCTGGAAAAATAAGTTGTCTATTTAACTTGTCAATGGTAAAACTGGCTACACTGAAGATGCTCAGGTGAATGATTCTTAAAACTTGCTGTAGATCTATAACAAGAGGAAGAGATACCTCTATGCTTTTGATTTCCTTGATAACAAGTTACAGATGCATTATCTTGCCAGAAAAGTCTTGAGGTTTTGCAGCTAATCTTGTAAATGGCAGGCACTGTTATTATCTATGACGTAGTATTTAACTTGAAAATACATCAGCCCCACCACTCAGTCCAAAATACTGTTTATGTAGATGTTGACTAGTGTGCTGTTCTCTTTCGAGTCTCAGACTTGGCTGTACTTTCTGGGATTTTGGAGATTAACTACATCATGCTACCCTTCTCCACACAATCGCAATGTTAATCTTGAGCTGTTGGAAAGGTCCAAAAATATTTACATTTAGCCCAGATTGAATATTTCTGCAGCTCTTAGTGACAAGTTTAGTGGGGGCAGGGGGGAACCTACTAATTACCCAGAATCTCCATGATTATTGCTCAAGttctaattttttttataaaaagTATAAGTACATTTTTTTATTTCAGAAACAAAGGCTTTCTTCTCAATTCGTCTCTGCATTGAAGAACTGTCACATGACCATTGAGGGAGACTCTGGTAAATGTCTCACTGCAGTCTACCCTTGTATGTTTGAATACACATGGTGCAACTGGACTGTTGCAGCAAGTCACTGGAAAGGTGTTGTAGTGCAAATACACGGATTCTCATCACCAGAAGACTGCAACCAGAATAGGGATGAAATTTGTATTTCACAACAAATTGCTCAGCAGGTGGCACAAGCCTGTCTCAACAAAACTCAAAACTTTGTCAATAGTGTTTTAGCAGTGTATGCCACCTTTGAGCCGGGGAGATCAAACCAAGCTGAAAAGTGTTTCCAAGTTGAGTCTCACATGTCAAATGAGATTCAGGCTTCTAGCCCTTCACTTTATGCTGTGCTGATGCTATCTAATTTTGGAATATCCCAGGAAATTAATGTTGCTCCTGACAGTGAAGCTGATGAAAAGTCTATCGTGAACCAGCCTAACAATTTGATCAGTGGTGAAGCTGCAGAACTGGTATCTTGGAATTGTGAGGGAAGATGGAGTGATGCTCATTTTCAGGTATTTGCCCAACCAATGGCTAAAAAACAGAGCGCTTGGAAATCCACTGAGCAAAGTGATTACTTTCTGGTTTCCAGCCATGGAGTGCAAGTATCTGCTCAACAGCATGCATCAAATTTAGAATATGTCCATTTGTGGAATTCTCTTTGTGCAGTACTACTCAGTAGGATCTCCCAAACGCTTCCTTCCACTCATTTTGAATTCTCCAGTCTACTGAGACCATCACTTTCCCATGTAGGCTTTTATGGAAGCACCCCTTCAGAGGAAATGCAATACAGAGGGAAATCTGTGCAGTTAGATATATCAAAAGGAATCTCAATGGATCTCGTGAAATCATTTGACTCTGCAGACAGGTGGATGGCACTGGAAAGTAATCTTGTATCTGATGACTGGGTTTCACCTAGCTGGGATGTGTTTGAAAATCTTGGTAGTGGAAATTTGGGCTataaaaggatgttgccagtgGAAACATTGCAGACATATAAATACATGCAAACCAAAACTGATCATAATGAGCCATGGGAGCCTCAGAGCTCAGTGGAAATCATCAATGCTGGAATGAGAGAATCTGAAATGATCTACTCTGTTAGTCTGGATCAAATGGTACTCTCTTCATTAACTCCCTCATTTCATGACTGTATATGGATGAAAACTAAATCCCAGAATTTGTTTGTAGTTGAGGGTGGTTTGCAGACTTTGTACCAAACTGATGAAACAGTGCCATTGATTGCACCAAGCCATGTACCCACAACATTGGAAACAAACTCCAGTCTGGTGACTGGAAATGAATCCAGGAATTCTGAAGTGCAGTGGCTAAAAACACAAATGTTGAGTAGCAGGACTTTTATTGAGCTAGTACAGCAGGATACTGAAGCTACTGAAAAGGAGATTGATAAGACCAGTTTACTTGGTGCTCAACCTACAATTAATCCATCTGTTTCACATCCACCTGTGTCGATGACATTAGTACCAAAACTTCAAGATGAAGATGTAGGTAAGTGGTGTTTATTGCCAGAATGAAATGTTGGGGGAGTTCATCCAAAGATGTTTAATCCTTTTGTAGTTCCTAATAGATATTCAGATTTGGTATGTTTTTTCCCCACagtatctttttttttttttccttttccagcCACAACTTCATTTTCTGGTCTGTAGTGTTCAGCAAAAATGTAGGTAGACTGATCAAGTCTGACTGGTGACACAATCCTAAATTGCTGCAAAATTATTGAACACAGAATAATGATGCAACAGATGAAAGTATTAAATGGAGGAAATGCAAGTTACCACTGATgcaaacttttgtcctttaactgtTTATTTTTAAACTAAACTTTTTTTAGAAAGTACAGGTCACTTATTGGAAGTTTCTGCCAGAGTGTACTTGGCAAATGTTGTTTATAAGAATCTTCGTCATCTGGAAAAACGGCTCCTGCAATCTGTTCAGAACCTGGTAGGAATAATTGGGACCTGTTCTTTTGACCCTGCTAACCCTCCCAATGGTGAGACAAGGGAAGTTTGTTAAACGGTCTTTATTTTTCTTCATGCAGATTATGAACAGTCTGATGTCATTTTACCCACCTCTGCAGAAAATTCTCCCCAAAGGAGCCAAAAGGTACAGATTAATGTAACCTGAAATATTTCCTTCATTAGTAATGATGAAATTaaaaggcacagaggaacattaaGGTGCTACACATGTGCCTGTGAGGTACAAGACACTTCAGGATTCTTGGACACAAGCAGAGGTTTAGGAGAAAATTGACTTGACAGCCCATTTGGAAGAACATAAATTCTACACCCCCACCTCAACCATTCCCATATATCCCAGTATTTTTGGATCTCTAGATACTTGAGTTTGGTTCAGATCAACATGGAAGTATGGATGGAGGAAAGAGACAGAAGGGTTGGCAGAAATCAGCAGCTTGAGGCTCAGCTGATAGACTTGGACATATTGCAAAAAGGTACAACTGGCTTTGTTAGGtaattacgaggggtgattgttaagtttgtggcctaaagtagaaggagtcaattttagaaaacctagcacatttatttttcaacatagtcccctcctacatttacacactaagtccagcggtcgtggagtatacggatcttggacctccagaaagtgactACAGcgggggtgattaataagtttgtggccccatgtagaaggagataagttatgcAGCTCTCATTACACACCCATGCAgctcaactctgagtgattatgcagaaagtttgaagttaataattcatctcctaccgtaggccacaaacttatcattcacccctgctgtggacactttctggaggtccaagatccacaTGCTTCATGAcctctggactaagtgtgtaaatgtaggaggggactaagtTGAAAaatgagtgtgccaggctttctaaaattgattccttctaccttaggtcatgaacttatcaatcacccctcgtaaactcccatgaaatgcacaaaatgggAGCCATGAAGCACCTCGAGGCTGATCTATGCTGATGTCAACTTTTCTCTAGTATTTCTCCAAATTCCCCTCTCACTTGATCCACCAAATATTGAACAACCTCCCTTTTAAAGACTTTGTATGCTCCAGCTTCCACCAACTGTTTGGACAGTAAATTCTAGCTTGAGTATAAATTTCTACATTGTGGTTTTAAATGACTGGCTCTTTATGGTTATGTCCCCCAGTTTGAGATTTTCCTGTTAATGAAAACATCCCAACATTTAACCAGTCAAGACTCTGAGAATCTTGTATGTTTGAATAATGTCACCCTTATCTTGAACTTCAAGGACAGGGCAAAACAATTTTCTCTTTTCAGAGGACAACGCTCATCTCCAGGAATTCACTTGATAGACCTCTTGTACTGTTTCCAACcttgccattttttttttacataaggTGACAACTGTCGGCAGTATCTCAACGGAGGCTTGCCCAATTGCAAAAATACCTGCATCCTCTGCAACAACCACCAAAaatggtgtttgctgtcttaccACTTTTTGGACTTGCCCTCCAGCTTTTCGTGCTCTATGCATTGGAACAAAAAGCTCTGTGCTTTGTCTTTTTCCATTTAGGTAAAtgtggtttgaatggtagtgcagGAGAGGGTTTCAGATTGCTGGGGCATTAGGAATGGTTGAGAGGGAGGTGAGACCAGTAATAAAATAAATAGTCTGCACCTGGGCAGGACGAGGACAGTGtcctggggtgtgtgtgtgtgtgtggggaggggggggttgtTAGTGCCATTCAGATGGGTTTAAACTACTATGACAAAGGGATAGGAACCTAGGCACTAAAAAACAATGCAAAAGTTAACAAAGTGGAGTACAGGAAAGTCAAATGTAAAAAGCAAAAAATTATAAGATTCTTGCAGACAATGAGTGTAAAAACTGTAACTCCTGACTTCTATTTCTGaagttaatcagaatcaggtttattatcactggtatgtgacatgaaatttaagttggcggcagcagttcaatgcagtacataatctagcagaggaaaACAAAAAATAAGTAAATTTGCATATATTGGAtagattttaaaatgtgcaaaaacgaatgtatatttaaaaagtgaggtattgtctaaagattcaatgtccgtttaggaatcggagggcagaggggaagaagctgttcctgaatcgctgagtgagtgccttcaggcttttgtatctcctacctgatggtaacagtgagaaaagggcatgccctgggtgctggaggtccttaataatgaacactgcctttctgagacactgctccctaaagatcaAATAGCCCACTGCAAGTAGGCTCTGAGAAACTGCTCTGAAAAGAATTCAATCCATATTCTTGCCAATTTAGTGTCCAATTGATGTGTAGATTAAAAATCTTCCATGATAATTGCTGTTTCCTTCAATTATGCCCTTTGAGATTTTGCCATTCATGCTGTGACCTACTGAGAGTCACATTTAGGGGATGTATAGATCACTCTGACTTGTGTTTTaagacagaatcagaattaggccatttgacccatggaGTCTGTTCTGCAacttcatggctaatttattatccccctcaaaccaccccccccccacattttcctgtgttctccccataacccataTTTATTGTGGGTTTATTTTTTCTGTTCTTTAAGCTTAGTgtatttttatgctgcattggatctggagtaacaatcattttgttgtcTGTTTACACCAGTGTACTGAACGACAAGAAATGATCCTGAATCTTGAAATTCAAATATTTGACACCAACCCATTGGGCTAAACTCGTATGCAATGCACAAATGCATTAAGGGATAATTGCCATGCTAACAAGAGAACTCCACTCTTTGGAAAGAATAGTTTAATGACAACTATTTTCTCAAGAGTCTGGCCTACACCAACATGACGATCTTTGTTTTGCCTTTCATAATTTCAACCTAAACATGACTCGGCACAGCTCTGCTCTCTTGATCAAGTATGCTATCCCCTTGTTCTTTAAGTTCCCTTCCCTTGTCTACCACTACTGAGTGGACATTAAAATCATAAAATTTGGAATTGGAATCTGTTTATTCAGCAATACAGTACAaagtaggctcttctggccctttgagcctcgcCAACCCTGCAATCCCTGAGAGACAATTTTAcaaggccaattaacctacccattaTGTCTTTAAGCCGAGAGAAAACCAGATGACCAGGAAAAAAAATCCACCCATCCCACGGGGAGGATGTGTGAAGGTTCCTTACAGAACGCCACCAGAATTGAACTGTGGGATaccattgtgctaactgctatgtacTATAGCACCCTATTGTCACTGAGTT from Mobula birostris isolate sMobBir1 chromosome 8, sMobBir1.hap1, whole genome shotgun sequence harbors:
- the LOC140202208 gene encoding uncharacterized protein, which codes for MTIEGDSGKCLTAVYPCMFEYTWCNWTVAASHWKGVVVQIHGFSSPEDCNQNRDEICISQQIAQQVAQACLNKTQNFVNSVLAVYATFEPGRSNQAEKCFQVESHMSNEIQASSPSLYAVLMLSNFGISQEINVAPDSEADEKSIVNQPNNLISGEAAELVSWNCEGRWSDAHFQVFAQPMAKKQSAWKSTEQSDYFLVSSHGVQVSAQQHASNLEYVHLWNSLCAVLLSRISQTLPSTHFEFSSLLRPSLSHVGFYGSTPSEEMQYRGKSVQLDISKGISMDLVKSFDSADRWMALESNLVSDDWVSPSWDVFENLGSGNLGYKRMLPVETLQTYKYMQTKTDHNEPWEPQSSVEIINAGMRESEMIYSVSLDQMVLSSLTPSFHDCIWMKTKSQNLFVVEGGLQTLYQTDETVPLIAPSHVPTTLETNSSLVTGNESRNSEVQWLKTQMLSSRTFIELVQQDTEATEKEIDKTSLLGAQPTINPSVSHPPVSMTLVPKLQDEDVDYEQSDVILPTSAENSPQRSQKILVFGSHLALRKS